The following coding sequences lie in one Armatimonadota bacterium genomic window:
- a CDS encoding protease HtpX: IISGKPLSLANALIKLENAAKLVPAEVNPSTAHMFIVNPLRGGGILSLFSTHPPIPDRVNRLRAIAEKMGQTV, translated from the coding sequence AATAATTAGTGGCAAGCCACTCAGCTTAGCCAATGCACTTATAAAACTCGAAAACGCTGCAAAACTCGTGCCAGCAGAGGTAAATCCCTCTACGGCGCATATGTTTATAGTGAACCCACTTCGTGGAGGTGGGATTCTTAGCCTCTTCAGCACACATCCCCCAATACCTGACCGCGTCAATCGGCTCAGGGCGATAGCTGAAAAGATGGGGCAAACAGTGTAG